The proteins below are encoded in one region of Alistipes indistinctus YIT 12060:
- the rpmJ gene encoding 50S ribosomal protein L36, with protein sequence MKVRTSIKKRSEDCKIVKRKGRLYVICKKNPKLKMRQG encoded by the coding sequence ATGAAAGTTAGAACATCCATCAAGAAGAGAAGCGAGGATTGCAAGATCGTGAAACGCAAGGGGCGCCTCTACGTGATCTGCAAGAAGAATCCCAAGCTGAAAATGCGTCAGGGATAG
- the infA gene encoding translation initiation factor IF-1, translating to MAKQAAIEKDGTIIEALSNAMFRVELDNGHVITAHISGKMRMHYIKILPGDKVKVEMSPYDLSKGRISFRYK from the coding sequence CTATTGAGAAGGACGGGACGATTATCGAGGCGTTGTCCAACGCGATGTTCAGGGTTGAACTCGACAACGGCCACGTAATCACCGCCCACATTTCGGGTAAGATGCGGATGCACTACATCAAGATCCTGCCCGGCGACAAGGTAAAAGTTGAGATGTCCCCGTACGACCTGAGTAAGGGACGGATTTCGTTCAGGTACAAATAG